From the Nonlabens marinus S1-08 genome, one window contains:
- a CDS encoding S1 RNA-binding domain-containing protein: protein MNLKVGDKVHLIIEKETPLGFTVLIENEFEGLLYHDDVYIELEENMEGIGFIKNIREDGKIDVSLRPQGYLNVIETDSQTILDALRESPQGYILVTDKSSPDSVRFHFNMSKKSFKKAVGNLYKQKMVLIKEDRIELVVKK, encoded by the coding sequence ATGAATTTAAAAGTAGGAGATAAAGTACACCTTATCATTGAAAAAGAAACGCCGCTAGGTTTTACGGTGCTTATAGAAAATGAATTTGAAGGATTGCTTTATCATGACGATGTTTATATCGAGCTGGAAGAGAATATGGAAGGCATCGGGTTTATCAAAAACATACGTGAGGACGGGAAAATTGATGTTTCTCTAAGGCCACAAGGCTATCTTAACGTCATTGAGACTGACTCCCAGACCATTCTAGATGCACTTAGAGAAAGTCCGCAAGGATATATTTTAGTTACTGATAAGAGTTCTCCAGATTCTGTGCGTTTCCATTTCAACATGAGTAAAAAATCCTTTAAAAAAGCCGTTGGAAACCTTTACAAGCAAAAGATGGTTTTGATCAAGGAGGATCGCATTGAGTTGGTGGTGAAGAAATAA
- a CDS encoding NAD-dependent succinate-semialdehyde dehydrogenase, with protein sequence MITTINPYTGLELESYNEDSVKQIEDKLKIADVAFKEWRTTDFVLRSKLIKKVGVMLKSNSKVYARQMALEMGKPISQGISEVEKCAWLCDYYAEKAPGFLEQENFETDYHKSYVSYEPIGVVLAVMPWNYPFWQVMRFIVPALMAGNVGVLKHSSSVMGCAVMLQDLFQEAGFPAGCLTSLIIGSDPIEKIIKNPIIKAVTLTGSKPAGSAVASVAGSEIKKSVLELGGSNALVVFDDVDIDSAVDTCLSARFQNTGQSCIAGKRLLLQEGIAGVFLNKLTQKLTELKSGDPLSEDTYIGVMARADLAEGLEETMTKSLNMGAKLHIGGKRNQAYFEPTILTSVTSDMPVFKEETFGPLLSVTTFKTEEEAVDLVNQSDFGLGVSLFSQNIDRLEKLAPHFDDGAVFINEKVSSHPNLPFGGTGISGYGRELSRFGIREFVNIKTVVVNKY encoded by the coding sequence ATGATCACCACAATAAATCCATACACAGGCCTAGAATTAGAATCTTATAACGAAGACAGCGTCAAGCAAATTGAAGACAAACTAAAGATTGCTGATGTTGCATTTAAAGAATGGAGAACCACTGACTTTGTCCTCAGGTCTAAATTAATTAAAAAAGTGGGGGTTATGCTTAAAAGTAACTCTAAGGTGTATGCCCGACAAATGGCACTGGAAATGGGCAAGCCTATCTCTCAGGGAATATCAGAAGTTGAAAAATGCGCCTGGCTCTGTGATTATTATGCTGAGAAAGCTCCAGGATTTTTAGAGCAAGAAAATTTTGAAACAGATTATCACAAATCTTATGTGAGTTATGAACCAATAGGGGTGGTGCTTGCCGTGATGCCCTGGAATTACCCGTTTTGGCAAGTCATGCGATTTATTGTTCCAGCATTAATGGCTGGAAATGTAGGTGTTTTAAAACACTCCAGTAGCGTTATGGGATGCGCCGTCATGCTACAAGATCTTTTCCAAGAGGCTGGTTTTCCAGCGGGCTGCTTGACTAGTTTAATTATAGGTAGCGACCCGATTGAAAAAATCATTAAAAACCCAATAATTAAAGCGGTTACTCTGACAGGGTCTAAACCTGCTGGAAGTGCTGTTGCATCTGTTGCGGGTAGTGAAATTAAAAAGTCAGTACTGGAATTGGGAGGAAGTAATGCACTAGTTGTTTTTGATGATGTGGATATAGATAGTGCGGTGGATACTTGTTTGAGTGCTAGATTTCAAAACACAGGTCAAAGTTGTATTGCTGGTAAAAGACTTTTATTGCAAGAAGGAATTGCTGGAGTCTTTTTAAACAAACTAACCCAAAAATTAACAGAACTGAAATCTGGTGACCCTTTAAGTGAAGATACGTATATAGGAGTCATGGCTAGAGCAGATCTTGCAGAAGGGTTGGAAGAAACAATGACTAAATCCCTAAATATGGGAGCCAAATTGCACATAGGAGGAAAACGAAATCAAGCCTATTTTGAACCTACTATTCTAACGAGTGTTACCAGTGATATGCCTGTATTTAAGGAAGAGACCTTTGGACCCTTGCTGTCGGTCACCACTTTTAAAACAGAGGAAGAAGCTGTGGATCTGGTGAATCAATCTGATTTTGGACTAGGAGTTAGTCTTTTTTCACAAAACATCGACCGATTGGAAAAATTAGCTCCGCATTTTGATGATGGTGCTGTGTTTATCAATGAGAAGGTAAGCAGTCATCCTAACTTACCTTTTGGTGGTACTGGAATTTCAGGTTATGGTCGCGAATTATCTAGATTTGGGATTAGGGAATTTGTAAATATTAAGACGGTAGTGGTTAATAAATATTAA
- a CDS encoding type II toxin-antitoxin system RelE/ParE family toxin, which produces MVVSFGSKETEQIWNGIRVKKMPIEVQNVGRRKLRMLNNSQDIADLRIPPSNRLEKLTGKLNEFYSIRLNKQWRIIFIWDKGNASEVEIIDYH; this is translated from the coding sequence ATGGTTGTTTCCTTTGGATCGAAAGAGACCGAACAAATTTGGAATGGAATACGTGTCAAGAAAATGCCGATTGAAGTTCAAAACGTTGGACGTCGAAAATTGAGAATGTTGAACAACTCGCAGGACATTGCTGATTTGCGAATTCCGCCCTCAAACAGACTTGAAAAACTGACTGGAAAATTAAATGAATTTTATAGCATTCGGCTTAACAAACAATGGAGGATTATCTTCATTTGGGATAAAGGAAACGCAAGCGAAGTCGAAATAATAGATTATCATTAA
- a CDS encoding amidohydrolase family protein, translated as MKKYISLVSLFFGITALAQQAPAPAQSTAVRIINGTAHLGNGEVIENSVIEFEDGKLTMIADATTVRLTAPKGEVIDASGRHIYPGMIASNTTLGLVEVDAVGASDDEDEIGEYNPHVRSLIAYNAESRVVETMRPNGILLAQITPRGGRVSGQSSVVQMDAWNWEDAAVRVDDGIHVNWPRSFSRSGSWPNYGPIEPSKDYDEEVEELQQLLNKGKAYGSTDNPDQIDLKLKALQPVLAGEANMYIHVSGEKAVLDVIAFAKANNMTSNIVLVGAQGAQDVAKDIAAAGIPVLAGRVHDLPARDDEDYDMPYKFPKLLADAGVMVALENSGSMERHQVRNVPFYAGTVSGFGLDVEKALMMVTLNPAKILGIDKDYGSLEQGKSATLFISEGNALDMRTNKLSRAFIDGRDISLDTRQKDLYERYMEKYSREK; from the coding sequence ATGAAAAAATATATAAGTTTAGTAAGTCTGTTCTTCGGCATTACCGCCCTGGCACAGCAAGCACCTGCTCCCGCACAGTCGACAGCAGTGCGCATCATAAACGGTACCGCCCATTTAGGAAATGGAGAGGTGATCGAGAATTCTGTAATAGAATTTGAGGATGGAAAATTGACAATGATAGCAGACGCTACCACGGTACGATTGACAGCACCTAAAGGTGAGGTGATCGATGCCAGTGGTAGACATATTTACCCTGGAATGATTGCTTCTAACACCACTCTAGGACTGGTAGAAGTAGATGCAGTGGGCGCTAGTGATGACGAGGACGAGATAGGAGAATACAACCCGCATGTGCGCAGTTTAATTGCTTACAATGCAGAAAGTCGTGTGGTAGAAACCATGAGACCTAACGGCATTCTTCTCGCCCAGATCACACCACGTGGTGGTCGCGTTTCTGGACAGTCGAGTGTGGTACAAATGGATGCCTGGAACTGGGAGGATGCCGCAGTGCGCGTCGATGATGGTATTCACGTAAACTGGCCTCGTAGCTTTTCAAGATCCGGTTCCTGGCCCAACTATGGCCCTATCGAGCCTAGTAAAGATTATGACGAGGAAGTTGAGGAACTACAACAGCTTTTAAATAAAGGCAAGGCCTACGGTAGCACAGACAATCCAGATCAAATCGATTTGAAATTGAAGGCATTACAACCAGTTCTTGCAGGTGAAGCTAATATGTACATCCATGTAAGTGGGGAGAAAGCAGTTCTTGATGTCATCGCTTTCGCGAAAGCGAACAACATGACCAGCAACATCGTACTGGTAGGAGCTCAAGGGGCTCAAGACGTAGCCAAGGATATCGCAGCCGCAGGAATCCCAGTCTTAGCAGGACGTGTACACGATTTACCAGCAAGAGATGATGAGGATTATGACATGCCGTACAAGTTTCCAAAACTATTAGCAGATGCTGGGGTGATGGTAGCCCTAGAGAATTCAGGAAGTATGGAGCGACACCAGGTGCGTAACGTTCCTTTTTATGCAGGAACGGTTTCTGGTTTTGGCCTGGATGTAGAAAAAGCCTTGATGATGGTAACCTTGAACCCAGCTAAAATTCTAGGTATTGACAAGGATTATGGTTCTCTAGAACAAGGGAAAAGTGCTACCCTATTCATATCTGAAGGAAATGCGCTGGACATGAGAACTAACAAGCTGAGTCGTGCTTTTATTGATGGTCGTGATATCTCACTGGACACCCGCCAAAAAGACTTGTACGAGCGTTATATGGAGAAATATTCACGAGAGAAATAA
- a CDS encoding sensor histidine kinase: MNNLLNIDILTKTFDDMPVGVGIFQVTDLDDIESIQYVFMNKVLLYEMRKTKEEVFGKKIMEVAPEAYAHEAGLYVIETYRKVAREHETINLGLVQYSNHMVAGTYECSVHHIQDNYVYVMLRNVTELEKAKNELEKKNKELSEFAYIASHDLKSPLSNISMLVKMIESDYGETLDEHAITFLKFINQSIGRMKNLITDLLEYSTVGNKKEVTQIDCQKLVETVEQDLESTIKETDAQIEIGTLPTLNGYETELSSLFQNLIINAIKFVKPGITPVISITAEKDNGWRFAVKDNGIGISTENPSEIFSIFKRLHTEKHYEGTGIGLAHCKKIVDLHEGKIWVESTPGEGSTFYFTIPQKESA, from the coding sequence ATGAATAACCTTTTAAACATTGACATTCTGACTAAAACATTTGATGATATGCCCGTTGGGGTAGGTATTTTTCAAGTAACAGATCTGGATGACATCGAAAGCATTCAATATGTATTCATGAACAAAGTTCTTTTGTATGAGATGAGGAAAACAAAGGAGGAAGTTTTTGGCAAAAAGATCATGGAGGTAGCACCAGAAGCTTATGCGCATGAAGCAGGCTTGTATGTTATTGAAACCTATAGAAAGGTGGCTCGGGAACATGAAACCATCAATTTAGGCTTGGTACAGTACTCCAATCATATGGTGGCAGGTACTTATGAGTGTTCTGTACACCACATTCAAGACAATTACGTGTACGTAATGCTTAGAAACGTGACAGAATTAGAAAAAGCTAAAAACGAACTGGAAAAAAAGAATAAGGAGCTAAGTGAGTTCGCTTACATCGCATCTCATGATTTAAAATCACCTCTCAGCAACATTTCCATGCTGGTAAAAATGATAGAGAGTGATTATGGAGAAACACTAGATGAACATGCGATCACGTTTCTAAAATTCATCAATCAGTCCATTGGTAGAATGAAAAATCTAATTACCGACTTGTTGGAATACAGCACGGTTGGAAACAAGAAAGAAGTGACACAGATAGACTGTCAAAAGCTCGTTGAAACCGTGGAACAAGATTTAGAATCTACCATCAAAGAGACTGATGCTCAAATAGAAATCGGGACATTACCCACATTAAATGGCTATGAAACAGAACTTAGTTCGCTTTTTCAAAATTTAATCATTAATGCCATCAAGTTTGTAAAACCTGGTATAACACCTGTGATAAGTATAACTGCTGAGAAAGACAATGGCTGGCGATTTGCTGTGAAAGACAACGGTATTGGGATATCCACAGAGAACCCTTCAGAAATCTTCAGTATATTTAAGCGATTGCATACTGAAAAACACTATGAGGGAACAGGTATAGGCCTGGCACATTGCAAGAAAATCGTTGATTTACACGAGGGGAAAATTTGGGTAGAATCAACACCAGGAGAAGGAAGCACATTTTATTTTACGATTCCACAAAAAGAGAGCGCGTAG
- a CDS encoding HigA family addiction module antitoxin — MEKLANVHPGEILNYEFLEPLEITAYRLSKDLKIPQTRISEIVKGNRRITADTALRLSKYFGNSAKFWLGLQDDYDIEEEKKSKESELNEIKHYGNKNVA, encoded by the coding sequence ATGGAAAAGTTAGCAAATGTACATCCTGGAGAAATCCTGAATTATGAGTTTCTTGAGCCATTGGAAATTACGGCTTACCGACTTTCCAAGGACTTGAAAATTCCGCAAACTCGAATTTCGGAAATCGTAAAAGGAAACCGTCGAATTACAGCGGACACAGCTTTGCGATTGAGTAAATATTTTGGAAATTCTGCCAAGTTCTGGCTGGGACTTCAAGATGATTATGACATCGAAGAAGAGAAAAAATCTAAAGAATCAGAACTGAACGAAATTAAGCATTACGGAAATAAAAACGTTGCCTAA
- a CDS encoding NUDIX domain-containing protein: protein MKFEIENEKIAYSGFLKVLRADVIHEAVHNGDSIHATRECLERGDSVAVLIYEKDTDSFLFTRQFRYPSARRNNPWMLELVAGSIDGDEEGQVAARREVKEEIGFEIQDLEKVMTYFPSPGGCSEQITIYYAQVNSSQQVTKEGGKTEEKEDIELVRIKKDEAKKMLQKGAFNNSISIIGLQWFFLKKG, encoded by the coding sequence ATGAAGTTTGAAATAGAAAATGAAAAAATTGCCTACTCTGGATTTTTGAAAGTGCTTAGAGCAGATGTAATCCATGAGGCTGTCCATAATGGAGATTCTATCCATGCCACTAGAGAATGTTTGGAACGTGGAGACTCTGTCGCAGTATTGATCTATGAAAAGGATACAGATTCCTTTCTATTCACTCGCCAATTTAGATATCCTAGTGCTAGAAGGAACAACCCGTGGATGCTGGAGTTAGTCGCCGGATCTATAGACGGTGATGAAGAAGGGCAAGTTGCGGCTAGACGAGAAGTAAAGGAAGAGATAGGTTTTGAAATCCAAGACCTAGAAAAAGTAATGACCTACTTTCCTTCACCAGGTGGATGTTCTGAACAGATCACTATTTATTATGCCCAGGTAAACTCTTCACAACAGGTCACGAAAGAAGGTGGGAAAACAGAGGAGAAAGAGGACATTGAATTGGTAAGGATCAAAAAGGACGAGGCAAAAAAAATGCTCCAAAAAGGAGCATTTAATAACAGTATATCTATTATAGGATTACAATGGTTTTTCTTGAAAAAAGGATGA
- a CDS encoding NTF2 fold immunity protein: MKIGLIIIGFLISTILQAQEFENKSDELIHAEQLLDYALKNTSERKIMESPLIPKKENAIDYAENILFELYGKEKIQYEKPYQIHLICDYWIMTGTLPKGMKGGTFELVFDSWNGKILILKHGK; the protein is encoded by the coding sequence ATGAAAATAGGACTAATAATAATCGGATTTTTAATCTCGACGATTCTTCAAGCTCAAGAATTTGAAAATAAGTCGGACGAACTAATACATGCAGAACAATTACTAGATTACGCTCTGAAAAATACATCGGAAAGAAAAATAATGGAATCGCCTCTGATTCCTAAAAAAGAAAATGCAATCGACTACGCGGAAAATATTTTGTTCGAACTTTATGGAAAAGAAAAAATTCAATATGAAAAGCCATATCAAATTCATTTGATATGTGACTATTGGATAATGACTGGAACTCTTCCAAAAGGAATGAAAGGTGGAACTTTTGAGTTGGTCTTTGATTCGTGGAATGGAAAAATATTAATATTGAAACACGGAAAATAA
- a CDS encoding zinc-dependent metalloprotease, translating into MNKKIILAAFLTGTLALSSCKTNKTASAKASSETAKSKEKDNGMKPYAKVITKDATTDEGLFKVHQLDDKYYYEIPNNTLKKDMLLVSRIAQIPSNLGGGYMNAGSKTNEQVVAWERFQDKILLKVKSFSEVSLDSAAAIGNSVKVNNYEPTLYAFDILALNPDSTAIVIDVTKFFSSDIPALSGLSSGLRSSYKVRNLDSDRSFINSIKSFPENVEVKQDFTYNASEPPSNGSVGSISLQMNQSMILLPKEPMMPRLNDPRVGFFTVDQIDYSSKALKADEKTYIRRWRLEPKDPEAYARGELVEPVKPIVYYLDPGTPENLKEYIKQGIEDWQIPFEAAGFKNAIIAKDAPTMEEDPEFSPEDIRYSVVRYVASTTRNAVGPSVSDPRSGEIIESDIIWYHNHLRSYRNRYLLETGAANPSARTLDTAPEEIGEMMRQVIAHEVGHALGFPHNMAASFAYNVEDYRDGDFTQENGIAASLMDYARYNYIAQPGDENIRFVRQMGPYDAYAVNWGYRVIPGATTPEAEVETLNKWIMEKAGDPKYKFGRQSSSFDPQSQTEAIGNDPVKASSYGIKNLKYVAENLPDWTSESTNDYDDLEELYGEMLGVWSRYVGHVVTNVGGVNEDLKKPNQSGTVYSNVDKQTQKESVDWLVDNVFETPEWLIDPAIVQNIDYAGYAETMRALQERHLTNLLSLDRIGRLLNAETVATDYYSAVDLFDDTRKGVFQPNGKLDIYQRNLQRAFVDHMSSLMTGEMRRGRSGGYYDVNQSDVRSIVRGELKTLQSTVRSKMRGTSDTITRFHYDDLLSRIDMILNPEK; encoded by the coding sequence ATGAACAAAAAAATTATTTTAGCTGCGTTTTTAACAGGAACGCTCGCGTTATCAAGTTGTAAGACTAATAAGACCGCTTCCGCGAAAGCGAGCTCTGAAACGGCTAAGTCTAAGGAAAAAGACAATGGGATGAAACCTTATGCTAAGGTCATCACTAAAGATGCTACAACAGACGAAGGTCTTTTTAAAGTCCATCAGCTGGACGACAAATACTACTACGAGATCCCTAACAATACCTTGAAGAAGGATATGTTGTTAGTCAGTCGTATCGCTCAGATTCCTTCTAACCTGGGTGGTGGGTATATGAACGCCGGTAGTAAAACCAATGAACAAGTAGTGGCATGGGAACGATTTCAAGATAAGATCCTTTTAAAGGTAAAATCCTTCTCTGAGGTTTCTTTAGATTCTGCAGCAGCTATAGGAAACTCTGTTAAGGTGAATAATTACGAGCCTACGTTGTATGCTTTCGATATTTTGGCATTGAATCCTGACTCCACTGCAATTGTGATTGATGTGACTAAATTCTTCAGCTCTGACATTCCAGCATTGAGCGGATTGAGCTCAGGATTGCGTTCCAGTTACAAAGTACGCAATCTAGATAGCGATCGCAGCTTTATTAACTCCATCAAAAGTTTCCCAGAAAACGTAGAGGTAAAACAAGATTTCACTTATAACGCATCTGAGCCGCCATCTAATGGATCTGTAGGTTCTATCAGTCTACAAATGAATCAGTCCATGATCTTGCTTCCTAAAGAGCCTATGATGCCTCGATTGAATGATCCTAGGGTAGGTTTCTTCACGGTAGACCAAATTGATTATTCCAGTAAAGCCTTAAAAGCCGATGAGAAAACCTACATACGTCGTTGGAGATTAGAACCTAAAGACCCTGAAGCCTACGCTCGTGGAGAGTTGGTAGAGCCAGTGAAACCAATTGTCTATTATCTAGACCCAGGAACCCCAGAAAATTTAAAAGAGTACATCAAACAAGGTATCGAAGACTGGCAGATTCCATTTGAAGCGGCTGGATTTAAGAATGCCATCATTGCTAAAGATGCTCCAACAATGGAGGAAGACCCTGAGTTTAGTCCAGAGGACATCAGATACTCTGTAGTTCGTTATGTAGCCAGTACAACTCGCAACGCAGTAGGGCCAAGTGTGAGCGACCCAAGATCTGGAGAAATCATTGAAAGCGATATCATCTGGTATCATAATCACTTGAGGTCTTATAGAAACAGATATTTACTAGAAACAGGAGCGGCTAATCCATCTGCTAGGACATTGGACACGGCACCGGAAGAAATAGGAGAGATGATGCGTCAGGTCATTGCTCATGAGGTAGGTCACGCATTAGGTTTCCCTCACAATATGGCAGCGAGTTTTGCTTATAATGTGGAAGACTATAGAGATGGAGATTTTACTCAAGAAAACGGTATTGCAGCAAGTCTTATGGATTATGCTCGTTACAATTACATCGCACAGCCGGGAGACGAGAACATCCGTTTTGTACGTCAAATGGGACCTTATGATGCCTATGCCGTAAACTGGGGGTATCGTGTGATCCCAGGAGCAACTACTCCTGAGGCTGAAGTTGAGACGCTTAACAAATGGATTATGGAAAAAGCTGGTGATCCTAAGTATAAATTCGGTCGTCAAAGCAGCAGTTTTGACCCACAATCACAGACAGAAGCTATAGGAAATGATCCTGTAAAAGCAAGTTCTTACGGAATCAAAAACTTAAAATATGTTGCTGAAAATCTTCCAGATTGGACTTCAGAAAGCACTAATGATTATGACGATCTAGAAGAGTTGTACGGTGAGATGTTAGGCGTTTGGTCCCGTTACGTAGGTCATGTAGTGACTAATGTAGGAGGAGTAAACGAAGATCTTAAAAAGCCAAATCAAAGTGGCACGGTATACAGCAATGTGGATAAGCAAACGCAGAAAGAATCTGTAGACTGGTTAGTGGACAATGTGTTTGAAACTCCAGAATGGTTGATTGATCCTGCGATTGTACAGAATATTGATTATGCTGGATATGCAGAAACGATGAGAGCGCTTCAAGAGCGTCACCTTACAAATTTATTGAGTCTGGATCGCATAGGTAGATTGCTTAATGCAGAAACTGTAGCGACGGATTACTATAGTGCAGTGGATCTATTTGATGACACTAGAAAAGGTGTTTTCCAACCTAATGGTAAGTTGGATATCTACCAAAGAAACTTGCAACGTGCTTTTGTAGATCACATGAGTTCCCTAATGACGGGAGAAATGCGTCGTGGACGTAGTGGTGGTTATTACGATGTAAATCAAAGCGATGTGCGCTCCATTGTTCGTGGGGAGTTAAAGACCCTTCAATCTACAGTACGCTCTAAAATGCGTGGAACTAGCGATACGATCACGAGATTTCATTATGATGACTTATTGTCTAGAATCGATATGATATTGAATCCAGAAAAATAA